TTTTGTGAAATACGTGAATTTGTGAACATTGTTATTTTGGTAAACGCTTACAATATGAGCCTTAGTCATATACATTTTTAGATATATGATACACTTGTATTACTAAAAAGGAGATGTGACCATGAAAGACTCTAGAACCGGTTATGTTCGTAAATTTGAAACAATGGGAATGGTGGACGGACCGGGAATTCGTACCATTGCATTCTTATCAGGATGCCCATTACGTTGTTTATTTTGCCATAATCCTGATATGTGGAAAACTGATCCGGAAGATGCCATTACCGTTGATGAATTAATGGATAAACTTCGTCGATTCAAGCCTTACTTTGGTGAAGATGGAGGGGTAACTTTCTGCGGTGGTGAACCGTTAAATCAACCCGAATTTTTATATGAAGCAATGAAAGCTTGTAAAGCAGAGGGAATTAGTACGTGTTTGGATACTTCAGGGTTTGGCCGTCCCGATACTTTTGATGATATCCTAAGTGTTACGGATACGATTCTTTATGACATTAAAGGACTTGAAGAAAAAAAATATCGTGAGATGACCAGTGCTCCGATTCGTGTGACACATCAATTCCTTGAAAAAGCTCAAGAACACGGTGTCGCAACGTGGATTCGAGTTGTGATAGTCCCAGGATTCCACGATACCTATGAATACATGGATGAACTTGCGGAATACATTGCACCACTCAATAATATAGAACGTATTGAATTACTGCCTTATCATACAATGGGTGTAAATAAGTATGAACTGATTGATAAGGAATATCCACTTGAGGATGTACCGCCCATGAACCGTGATGTATGTGCGGATTTACAAACTTATTTACGAGAAAAAGTTGAAACATTACGCAAAGAATTATAAAAAAGACCTGTTCATATGAACAGGTCTTTTTCTTATTTCACTACCAGAGTATTGCTTAAACCGTTTGATTCGTAAGTGATTGTGAACCCATCTGTTCCATGTTTGAAATGATGTTGGAGGGCTCCAAGGGTACTTTGTTTCTGACTATCATTAAGATTTGAATACGAGTTACTCATGCCATTCATTGTGACAGAATAAGATCCAGATGTTCCATGTGGAAATTCTGTATAAGTAGCCATAGCATCCGATTGAATGTTTAAATTTCCAATAACAGAGGTAATGTAAGCCGAAGTATTTAAACCATTAAGTTTAATGGTACCAGCACCATCATTTACCGTTAATTTCGCATTCATACTGTCCACTTCAAAATCAGCGACAAGTTTGTTTGCGGTAATGTTTGTGTTCATTCCATCAATGGAATAGGATCGTAAGACATCATCACCAAGACCTTCGAGAAGGATATTTGATTTGATGGTATCGATATGCATCTTGCCTTTGTAGGAAGCAGGAATTTCAATTTCAAGTGAATCAAAATTAGTGATATCACATTGTCCGAAGGTACATGTGCTTGGGATTGTCGCAACAGTAAGGGTTTTGTTGTTTATCTCACTACGATATTGCTCAAGACTACCAAATCCTTTTACGGTAATTTCAGGGTGATTAACATATTTTACGGTTAAAGTATTGATCTGTCCGGTCTCAATGTTGATATCGTTGACCGCTTCGTTGAAGACGTGTTTAACTTCTTGATAACTACTTTGGTTTGCTTCAGAAGCACTGTCATTTAATACGTTTTTTAAAGGGATTCCTATTGCGAAGCTTAGACATAATAAGCCACTGACTACAAGCACAATGGGTATCCAAATTTTTCGAATGTTTTTCATCTATGTTTTTCCTCCTAAATTCGATTTAAAGAAATTTTTGACACAATAATTGAGACCTCGAAACCCGAATAAAGTAAGCCAAGTCATACCAATTCCGAGAAGGAACAATCCAAGTGATGCGAGTGCGAGAAGACCAAAGGTTGGAATTGTAACCATAGGGAGGACACCTCCAAATAGTAAGGGGATTGAGCAGAATGTAAGGACAACTCCAGATATAAAGAAGGCAAATAAAACAGCATACACTGCTAGTACTGGTCCAATAAGAATTATTGCGATAAATACTTTTAGAAGTACTGTCATGATAGATGTCGATGAAGCACTGTTTAGTTCATGGTGTGGTGGTTCTTCATAAATTATTCCGCCCGTATATTGTCGTGCCATTTCGATCGGATCACCAAGTGTTCTTGATATTTCAATTTCATCTTTGCCTTCAGCAAGTCCAAATTCAAAGTGCTCATGTACGTCTTGAATAATATCGTCGATTTCATTTTGTGGTAAAATCTGTAGATTTTTTCTGAGTATGTATAAGTATTCGTTTTTAGTCATGGTTTTCTCCTCCCAACAGTTCATTTACATGGCCGGTAAATACGTACCATTCATCGATGCGTGCTTTTGTATATGTTTTTCCACGATTGGTTAATTCATAATATTTTCGTGACGGCCCTTGAGATGATTCAACAAGTTTTGTGGAAACATAACCGTCATCTTTAAGTCGTTTTAAAAGTGGATAAATTGTACCCTCAGTAATTTTGATGGTTTCGGAAATTTTACTGATTAATTCATAGCCATAATATTCTTTTTGAGATAGGAGAGATAGAACACAAAGTTCTAAGACACCTTTTTTAAATTGAGTATTCATATGTTCACCTCGTTAATACAATATATCACACAGTACCTTTCTATGCTAGGTAGTGTTTTGTAATTTATTTCTCACTTGTATTTAATTGGGGAATAATGAGCTATCACGATGATGTTTAAGGTATAATAAAGTTAGATTAAGAAGTATGAAAGGAAATTCAATGGAAAAGACCGAGTATGAAATATTATTAGATGCTTGTATTTTAGCGGGTAAACTTATGATGGAAAATGGTGCGGAAATGCATCGCGTTGAAGATACCATGAACCGTATTTTGGAATCCAAACAAGGTGAGGGTGCTGGTGTTAGTTTTGTCCTACCTACCGGTATTTTTGTGACGACTTCAGATGGGGAACAAATAAAAATGAAGCGAATCCAAAAACGTCGCAGTAATTTAGCCAAGTTGGCAGATGTAAATCAGTTATCGCGTCTTTTTAGTGCAAATCAAATTGATGTTTATGAACTGTACTCAAGTCTTAAAGAGATAAATAGTGATGCTATGCAATATCCTGTTTGGATGAAATATGTTGCTGCTGCATTTGTGAGTGCGTTTATGATGTTAATTTTTGAAGGGTCTCTTTTTGATTTTCCGATTACGATGCTTCTGGGTACAATCGGATTTGGAATTCATTATTATGCATCCAAGAAATTGAATGTTAAGTTTATTGCGGAATTTATTGCTTCTTTTAGTATCGGTATTTTAACAATTTGTCTCCAGAGAAAAGGATTTATTGTTGATTTTGAGACGGTTATTATTGGAAGTATTATGTTAATGGTTCCAGGAATTCCCATCATGAATTCGATCCGTGATTTTCTCGTAGGGAATACAATATCGGGAACCGTATTTATGGTTGAGGCATTGTTTATAGCGATTATGATTGGGTCGGGAATTATGGCATCGCTTCAAGTAATGGCGGGGGTGTTTGTATGATGACAATTGTTATTCAACTTGTGAGTGCTTTTGCGGCAGCACTGGGTTTTGGAATTATTATTGATGTTCCGAAGCGTGCTTTATTCTGTTGTGGAATTACAGGTATGATGGGTTGGATTGTGAATTGGAGTTTGATTCAAAAGAGTTTTGATGCGACCCTAGCAATTTTTATTGGTGCTGCAACGGTTTCGATGCTTTCGATGCAATTTGCGAAGTATTTAAAGATGCCAACCACAGTTTTTAATATTCCAGCAATTTTTACACTCGTTCCAGGGATTATGGCTTATCAAACGGTGAAGGCTTTTATTGGAGCAGATTATATTTTAGGTATTGAGTTGCTTGTTCGAACATTTACCTTGTCTGTAACGATTGCGATTGCGATTGTTATGACGGAGGTAATCTATCGACTTATAGTTCGGATAATTCAACGGAATTTTTGTAGTTAGTCATAGATTAAAACAAAAGGGGGAAATATAATGGGTAAACGAATTTTAGATTGTACTGCCAGTGATTTTCGTTCAATGGATGGGGAGAGCCTAAAAACAGCGATTAAGGCGGCAGAGGGCCGTACGATTTGTTCTGAAAATGTTGTTTTTGGATCTGTGCAAGGTGGCATCACGAATGCGGAAGTCGCCAGAGCTTTTGGAGCAGATTTAATCCTTCTTAATGGATTTGATACACTTAATCCATTCATTGCAGGTCTTGATGATTGTGAAACTCAAGATACTATTCAAAAACTTAAAGAATTAGTAGGACGTCCAATTGGAGTAAACTTGGAACCTGTGGATTTCAACGCGGAAATGTTAGAAGCGCAAGGAGTGATTGCAGAAGGTCGCATGTGCTCTGAAAAAACACTTAAAGAAGCTGCAAATCTTGGGTTTGATTTTATCTGTCTTACAGGAAATCCTGGAACCGGTGTTACTAATCATGAAATTGCGAAAGCAATTCGAAGTGCTCGTAAACATTTTGGGGGATTAATCATCGCCGGCAAAATGCATGGTGCTGGGGTAGATGAATCCGTTGTTCCAGATTCAGAAACAATTAAGGCATTTTGTGATGCGGGAGCAGATGTGATTTTGATGCCAGCAGTTGGGACTGTACCAGGATTTACAGATGAAGAACTCATTCGTGCAATTAAGATTGTGCA
This genomic stretch from Erysipelothrix rhusiopathiae harbors:
- the pflA gene encoding pyruvate formate-lyase-activating protein, with protein sequence MKDSRTGYVRKFETMGMVDGPGIRTIAFLSGCPLRCLFCHNPDMWKTDPEDAITVDELMDKLRRFKPYFGEDGGVTFCGGEPLNQPEFLYEAMKACKAEGISTCLDTSGFGRPDTFDDILSVTDTILYDIKGLEEKKYREMTSAPIRVTHQFLEKAQEHGVATWIRVVIVPGFHDTYEYMDELAEYIAPLNNIERIELLPYHTMGVNKYELIDKEYPLEDVPPMNRDVCADLQTYLREKVETLRKEL
- a CDS encoding DUF1700 domain-containing protein, translating into MTKNEYLYILRKNLQILPQNEIDDIIQDVHEHFEFGLAEGKDEIEISRTLGDPIEMARQYTGGIIYEEPPHHELNSASSTSIMTVLLKVFIAIILIGPVLAVYAVLFAFFISGVVLTFCSIPLLFGGVLPMVTIPTFGLLALASLGLFLLGIGMTWLTLFGFRGLNYCVKNFFKSNLGGKT
- a CDS encoding PadR family transcriptional regulator, which gives rise to MNTQFKKGVLELCVLSLLSQKEYYGYELISKISETIKITEGTIYPLLKRLKDDGYVSTKLVESSQGPSRKYYELTNRGKTYTKARIDEWYVFTGHVNELLGGENHD
- a CDS encoding threonine/serine exporter family protein, which gives rise to MKGNSMEKTEYEILLDACILAGKLMMENGAEMHRVEDTMNRILESKQGEGAGVSFVLPTGIFVTTSDGEQIKMKRIQKRRSNLAKLADVNQLSRLFSANQIDVYELYSSLKEINSDAMQYPVWMKYVAAAFVSAFMMLIFEGSLFDFPITMLLGTIGFGIHYYASKKLNVKFIAEFIASFSIGILTICLQRKGFIVDFETVIIGSIMLMVPGIPIMNSIRDFLVGNTISGTVFMVEALFIAIMIGSGIMASLQVMAGVFV
- a CDS encoding threonine/serine exporter family protein — its product is MMTIVIQLVSAFAAALGFGIIIDVPKRALFCCGITGMMGWIVNWSLIQKSFDATLAIFIGAATVSMLSMQFAKYLKMPTTVFNIPAIFTLVPGIMAYQTVKAFIGADYILGIELLVRTFTLSVTIAIAIVMTEVIYRLIVRIIQRNFCS